One region of Oryza sativa Japonica Group chromosome 10, ASM3414082v1 genomic DNA includes:
- the LOC4349019 gene encoding uncharacterized protein, with the protein MAAATEQPQQITEIEHAHLPVRGLSLHVAQAGKGELGTVVFLHGFPEIWYSWRHQMLAVAAAGYRAVAPDWRGYGLSDQPPEPEAAEYDDLIEDLLAILDALAVPKAFLVAKDFGALVAYDFALCHPNRTCGVMGLGIPFGNDASSINTLPEGLYIFRWAQPGRAEADFGRYNIKRVVRTIYILFSKSEIPMAKEDQEIMDLADLSTPLPEWFTEEDLDVYSSLYEKSGFRYPLQMPYRSLHKRKPIGDAKFQVPVFVVMGEKDYVYKFPGVESAIKDGTMERHAPDMKITYIPEGSHFVQEQFPDYVNELLLAFLKDHPVDK; encoded by the exons atggccgccgccacggAGCAGCCGCAGCAGATCACCGAGATCGAGCACGCCCACCTCCCCGTGCGTGGGCTCAGCCTCCACGTCGCGCAGGCGGGCAAAG GGGAGCTCGGGACGGTGGTGTTCCTGCACGGGTTCCCGGAGATATGGTACTCGTGGCGCCACCAgatgctcgccgtcgccgccgccgggtacCGCGCCGTCGCGCCCGACTGGCGCGGGTACGGGCTCTCCGACcagccgccggagccggaggcggcggagtaCGACGACCTCATCGAGGATCTCCTCGCCATCCTCGACGCCCTCGCCGTGCCCAAG GCATTCCTTGTTGCAAAGGATTTTGGGGCCTTGGTAGCTTATGATTTTGCTCTGTGTCACCCAAACCGCACATGTGGTGTGATGGGTTTGGGCATCCCTTTCGGTAACGATGCTTCATCCATTAACACCTTGCCAGAAGGACTCTACATTTTTCGTTGGGCG CAACCAGGAAGAGCGGAGGCTGACTTTGGCAGGTATAATATTAAGAGAGTTGTGCGCACTATCTATATTCTCTTTTCTAAGAGCGAGATCCCCATGGCTAAGGAAGATCAAGAGATCATGGATCTTGCAGACTTGTCAACACCCCTTCCTGAGTGGTTTACTGAGGAGGATCTTGATGTATACTCATCTCTCTATGAGAAATCCGGTTTTCGATATCCACTACAGATGCCATATAG GTCTCTCCATAAGAGGAAACCAATTGGAGATGCAAAATTCCAAGTCCCAGTGTTTGTTGTCATGGGGGAGAAAGATTATGTCTACAAGTTCCCTGGCGTCGAGTCTGCTATCAAAGACGGCACTATGGAGAGGCATGCACCAGACATGAAGATCACCTATATCCCTGAAGGGAGCCATTTTGTGCAGGAGCAATTCCCTGACTATGTGAATGAGCTCCTTCTTGCATTCTTGAAAGATCATCCCGTGGATAAATAG